The Pyrococcus kukulkanii genome contains a region encoding:
- a CDS encoding nitroreductase family protein, translating into MEFFELLRKRRSIRRFKDEKIPRKIVELILKAAFLSPSSHNRRPWYFIVIDDREKLDLLSKAKPGANPLASAPLAIAIVGDPEKSDVWLEDCSIVAEHIHLATFAVGLGSVWIQIMNRKSFDGRDAEEYVREVLNVPKNLRVPFIIAIGFPAEEKKPHGKEVEEWWKVFHNEFGVAYGGSEESRGSPQPKG; encoded by the coding sequence ATGGAGTTCTTTGAATTGCTGAGAAAAAGGAGAAGCATAAGGAGGTTTAAAGACGAGAAAATCCCCAGGAAAATCGTTGAGTTAATCTTAAAGGCAGCTTTTCTCTCCCCCTCTTCCCACAACAGGAGGCCCTGGTACTTCATCGTTATAGATGACAGGGAGAAGCTAGACCTGCTAAGCAAAGCGAAGCCTGGGGCAAATCCATTGGCGAGTGCTCCCTTGGCTATAGCGATAGTTGGTGATCCAGAGAAGAGCGACGTCTGGCTTGAGGACTGCTCTATAGTTGCGGAGCATATACACCTCGCAACTTTCGCGGTAGGCCTTGGGAGCGTGTGGATTCAGATAATGAACAGAAAGAGCTTCGACGGGAGAGATGCTGAGGAGTACGTTAGGGAGGTTCTTAACGTCCCCAAGAATCTAAGGGTGCCATTCATAATAGCCATAGGATTTCCCGCCGAGGAAAAGAAGCCCCATGGTAAGGAAGTTGAGGAGTGGTGGAAGGTGTTCCACAACGAATTTGGTGTTGCGTATGGTGGAAGTGAAGAGAGCAGAGGATCCCCTCAGCCTAAAGGATGA